A section of the Agrococcus sp. SGAir0287 genome encodes:
- a CDS encoding TetR/AcrR family transcriptional regulator, producing the protein MTMPSAAATAPRAPQTAVAARRVAQIVDAAARIVDERGAERLTTAAIAQETGLAIGSVYRYFPDRVAILVELGRRSRERLHARLATAFEIRQPTLEQAIDAFVDVVAQHYRTEPSVRSIGMGDRVDLGPQRERVQWTEIAAPVVDAFERDHHVPHALAAVAIDTAGPMVDALVELGFRGLESGEPSFLQHARLVARGCIRRTIG; encoded by the coding sequence ATGACCATGCCGTCCGCCGCCGCGACGGCGCCACGAGCGCCGCAGACCGCCGTCGCCGCACGCCGCGTCGCGCAGATCGTCGACGCCGCCGCACGCATCGTCGACGAGCGCGGCGCGGAGCGGCTCACGACCGCCGCGATCGCGCAGGAGACCGGCCTCGCCATCGGCAGCGTCTACCGCTACTTCCCGGATCGCGTCGCGATCCTCGTCGAGCTCGGCAGGCGCAGCCGCGAGCGGCTCCACGCCCGCCTCGCCACCGCGTTCGAGATCCGGCAGCCGACGCTCGAGCAGGCGATCGATGCCTTCGTCGACGTCGTCGCGCAGCACTACCGCACCGAGCCCTCCGTGCGCTCGATCGGCATGGGCGACCGCGTCGACCTCGGACCGCAGCGCGAGCGCGTCCAGTGGACCGAGATCGCAGCCCCCGTGGTCGACGCGTTCGAGCGCGACCATCACGTGCCGCACGCGCTCGCGGCCGTCGCGATCGACACCGCGGGACCGATGGTGGATGCGCTCGTCGAGCTCGGCTTCCGCGGGCTCGAGTCGGGGGAGCCGTCGTTCCTGCAGCATGCGCGTCTGGTCGCGCGCGGCTGCATCCGCCGCACGATCGGCTGA
- a CDS encoding GNAT family N-acetyltransferase — MAGEDARVATVVDARDVARLLHDFNVEFATPTPRAEVLAERLATLLTRDDAFAIVAGSPPTAVALVTLRPNVWAGTVALLDELYVEPHARSAGIGAAVLEAVAAEAARRGATELEVEVDEPDVDAQRFYDRHGLPLADAETGDRAFVARRALP, encoded by the coding sequence ATGGCGGGCGAGGATGCGCGGGTCGCGACGGTCGTGGATGCGCGGGACGTCGCGCGCCTCCTGCATGACTTCAACGTCGAGTTCGCGACCCCGACGCCGCGGGCGGAGGTGCTCGCCGAGCGGCTCGCCACCCTGCTGACGCGCGACGACGCCTTCGCGATCGTCGCGGGCTCGCCGCCGACCGCGGTCGCGCTCGTCACGCTGCGGCCCAACGTGTGGGCGGGCACGGTCGCGCTGCTCGACGAGCTCTACGTCGAGCCGCATGCGCGGAGCGCGGGGATCGGGGCCGCGGTGCTCGAGGCCGTCGCGGCCGAGGCTGCGCGTCGCGGCGCCACGGAGCTCGAGGTCGAGGTCGACGAGCCCGACGTCGACGCGCAGCGCTTCTACGACCGCCACGGCCTGCCGCTCGCCGACGCCGAGACGGGCGATCGCGCGTTCGTGGCGCGCAGAGCGCTGCCGTAG
- a CDS encoding DUF6804 family protein, with amino-acid sequence MPSSRSNRAREAQPRFQRNALAPGILGAVAAFVGPALLGQGIHVVVLFAVAILALIVAVFAGRAGQWWWIPFLVAMAVAWNPLYPFPMEGPWWIGAHVAAGLLFLTIGALVKERVED; translated from the coding sequence ATGCCGTCGTCGCGATCGAACCGTGCACGTGAGGCGCAGCCCCGATTCCAGCGGAACGCGCTCGCGCCGGGCATCCTCGGCGCCGTCGCGGCGTTCGTCGGGCCCGCGCTGCTCGGCCAGGGCATCCACGTCGTCGTGCTCTTCGCGGTGGCGATCCTCGCGCTCATCGTCGCCGTGTTCGCCGGCCGAGCCGGCCAGTGGTGGTGGATCCCGTTCCTCGTCGCGATGGCCGTCGCGTGGAACCCCCTCTACCCCTTCCCCATGGAGGGGCCGTGGTGGATCGGCGCGCACGTCGCCGCGGGCCTCCTCTTCCTCACGATCGGCGCGCTCGTGAAGGAGCGCGTCGAGGACTGA
- a CDS encoding glutaredoxin family protein, with protein sequence MDERADEGVLLELFSTSFCGACRQTRAMLDRAASLVPGAAVVEHDLALEPELGEAHGIVRSPTVVVRSSDGREVLRAAGVPTVPQVLVAAERALVR encoded by the coding sequence ATGGACGAGCGAGCGGACGAGGGCGTGCTGCTGGAGCTGTTCTCGACGTCGTTCTGCGGCGCGTGCAGGCAGACCCGCGCGATGCTCGATCGTGCGGCGAGCCTCGTGCCGGGTGCGGCGGTCGTCGAGCACGACCTCGCCCTCGAGCCCGAGCTGGGCGAGGCGCACGGCATCGTGCGATCCCCCACCGTCGTCGTGCGGTCGTCCGACGGGCGTGAGGTCCTGCGCGCCGCGGGCGTGCCGACGGTGCCGCAGGTGCTCGTCGCCGCCGAGCGGGCGCTCGTGCGCTGA
- a CDS encoding 3-oxoacyl-ACP synthase III → MAGNATTRFANASLLSVASTLPSRVTSSDDIEERLAPALRRLRLRKGMLRRVAGVLERRNWAEGESTDEATIDAGRRALAQAGVDASEVGLLVNTSVTRKHLEPSVAVRLHHGLGLPSSAINFDVANACLGFVNGMSLAASLVDAGQVRYAIVVNGEDADEIQTNTIERLLTADGDREAFMSEFASLTLGSGSAAAVIGRSDEHPEGHRIVGGVTRAATQFHDLCVGSVDGMFTDAKALLKGGLDLVVSAWKEASPEWDWATMDRYITHQVSSVHTNAIVKAASLDRDRVPVTYPELGNVGPASIPITLDQQQASLGKGDRVLLMGVGSGLNTAMLELAW, encoded by the coding sequence GTGGCCGGCAACGCCACCACGCGTTTCGCGAATGCATCCCTGCTCTCGGTCGCGAGCACCCTGCCGAGCAGGGTGACCTCGTCCGACGACATCGAGGAGCGGCTCGCGCCCGCGCTGCGGCGACTGCGACTGCGCAAGGGCATGCTGCGCCGCGTCGCCGGGGTGCTCGAGCGTCGCAACTGGGCGGAGGGCGAGTCGACCGACGAGGCGACGATCGACGCGGGGCGTCGTGCCCTCGCGCAGGCGGGCGTCGACGCGAGCGAGGTGGGACTGCTCGTCAACACCTCCGTGACGCGCAAGCACCTCGAGCCGTCCGTCGCCGTGCGGCTGCACCACGGCCTCGGTCTGCCGTCGTCGGCGATCAACTTCGACGTCGCCAACGCATGCCTCGGATTCGTGAACGGCATGAGCCTCGCCGCGAGCCTCGTCGATGCCGGGCAGGTGCGCTACGCGATCGTCGTGAACGGCGAGGACGCCGACGAGATCCAGACGAACACCATCGAGCGCCTGCTCACCGCCGACGGCGACCGCGAGGCGTTCATGAGCGAGTTCGCCTCGCTCACCCTCGGCTCGGGCTCGGCCGCCGCGGTCATCGGGCGCAGCGACGAGCACCCCGAGGGCCACCGCATCGTCGGCGGCGTCACGCGGGCCGCGACGCAGTTCCACGACCTGTGCGTCGGCAGCGTCGACGGCATGTTCACGGATGCGAAGGCGCTGCTGAAGGGCGGGCTCGACCTCGTCGTCTCCGCGTGGAAGGAGGCGTCGCCCGAGTGGGACTGGGCCACGATGGATCGCTACATCACCCATCAGGTCTCCTCGGTGCACACGAACGCGATCGTCAAGGCGGCGTCGCTCGACCGCGACCGCGTGCCCGTGACGTACCCGGAGCTCGGCAACGTCGGCCCGGCATCCATCCCCATCACGCTCGACCAGCAGCAGGCGAGCCTCGGCAAGGGCGATCGCGTGCTGCTCATGGGCGTCGGCTCGGGGCTCAACACCGCGATGCTCGAACTCGCGTGGTGA
- a CDS encoding alpha/beta fold hydrolase codes for MTAPAAHPPAGLPGLDPRWSRIVEVDGRGLDAGVVRGWHCLDTAAVLEEARAPIVGTILAVHGNPTWSYLWRSLAASTVAAAQGGAPAWRVVAVDQLDMGWSERTGVHRPLAQRVADLAAFTDAIGLAGPVVTIGHDWGGVVSMGWAVDHPESLAGLALLNTAIHHPAGVPIPAPLRLASARGMLAASTVRTTAFLDTTLALASPALAPDVRAAYRAPYATAARRGGIGGFVADIPADERHASRAELDRIAAGVAALTVPALMLWGPRDPIFGDRYLDDLVDRLPHADVHRFEGAGHLVAEERPYADAVLTWLGERLPDGEVRTADGAAADEPVPDAPAFVPIWAGLDARADDDDVAVVDMAVRAGQPPREVSWRRLGERVRGIAAGLSRLGVRRGDRVSLLVPPGPTLTAALYACLRIGAVVVVADAGLGVRGLTRAVRGAWPDVIIGETPGLAAARALGWPGMRISARRLPAAARAALGVERSLGEVAAVGADAPLPEPPGADDEAAILFTSGSTGPAKGVVYRHGQLAALRDVLAAHFAITRDTGLVTGFAPFALLGPALGTRSATPDMDVSSPRTLTASAVAAAVRASDGRIVFLSPAAILNVVATADALTTDDRAVLARVETFLSTGAPVAPSLLAAAQALMPNATPHTPYGMTECLLVTDVTLAGIEDAASAADAGVCVGRPIGSNRVLVAALDASGSASGEPSAEPGVLGEIVVSAPHLKQGYDRLALIDRDAVRGTPSDPLRDERASAHPLTDERASAHPLTDERASAHPLPDEGASAHPLPDERASAHPLPDERASAHPLPDERASAHPLPDERASAHPLLEERAQRASRKEPTDPHSRWHRTGDVGHLDAEGHLWIEGRLPHVLVTADGPVAPVGAEQDVERVEAVRRAAVVGVGPRGLHQAVAVVETVEGARATGLADVALAAHVRASTRLPLVAVLVVPALPTDIRHNSKIDRARLSAWADRLLAGERAGAP; via the coding sequence ATGACGGCGCCCGCCGCGCATCCCCCTGCCGGGCTGCCCGGGCTCGACCCGCGCTGGAGCCGCATCGTGGAGGTCGACGGGCGCGGACTCGACGCCGGCGTCGTGCGCGGCTGGCACTGCCTCGACACGGCGGCGGTGCTCGAGGAGGCGCGCGCGCCGATCGTCGGCACGATCCTCGCCGTGCACGGCAACCCGACGTGGTCGTACCTGTGGCGGTCGCTCGCGGCATCGACCGTCGCCGCGGCGCAGGGCGGCGCACCCGCGTGGCGCGTCGTCGCCGTCGACCAGCTCGACATGGGCTGGTCGGAGCGGACGGGCGTGCACCGGCCGCTCGCGCAGCGCGTCGCCGACCTCGCAGCGTTCACCGACGCGATCGGGCTCGCAGGTCCCGTCGTCACCATCGGTCACGACTGGGGCGGCGTCGTCTCGATGGGCTGGGCGGTCGACCACCCGGAGTCTCTCGCGGGCCTCGCGCTGCTGAACACCGCGATCCATCACCCGGCCGGCGTGCCCATCCCCGCGCCCCTGCGCCTCGCGAGCGCGCGCGGGATGCTCGCCGCCTCGACGGTGCGCACGACCGCGTTCCTCGACACGACGCTCGCGCTCGCCTCACCCGCCCTGGCGCCCGACGTGCGCGCCGCGTATCGCGCGCCGTACGCGACGGCGGCTCGCCGCGGCGGCATCGGCGGCTTCGTCGCCGACATCCCCGCGGACGAGCGGCACGCGTCGCGGGCGGAGCTCGACCGCATCGCCGCGGGCGTCGCGGCGCTCACGGTGCCCGCGCTCATGCTGTGGGGTCCGCGCGACCCGATCTTCGGCGACCGCTACCTCGACGACCTCGTCGACCGCCTGCCGCACGCCGACGTGCACCGATTCGAGGGTGCCGGACACCTCGTGGCCGAGGAGCGCCCCTACGCCGACGCCGTCCTGACGTGGCTCGGCGAGCGGCTGCCGGACGGCGAGGTGCGGACCGCGGACGGCGCGGCCGCGGACGAGCCGGTGCCGGATGCGCCCGCGTTCGTGCCGATCTGGGCCGGGCTCGACGCGCGCGCGGACGACGACGACGTCGCCGTCGTCGACATGGCCGTGCGGGCGGGGCAGCCGCCTCGCGAGGTCTCGTGGCGGCGGCTCGGCGAGCGCGTCCGCGGCATCGCGGCGGGCCTGTCGCGCCTGGGCGTGCGGCGCGGCGATCGCGTGTCGCTGCTCGTGCCCCCTGGACCGACGCTGACGGCCGCGCTCTACGCATGCCTGCGCATCGGCGCGGTCGTGGTCGTCGCCGACGCCGGCCTGGGCGTGCGCGGGCTCACCCGCGCCGTGCGCGGCGCCTGGCCCGACGTCATCATCGGCGAGACGCCGGGCCTCGCCGCGGCCCGCGCGCTCGGCTGGCCGGGCATGCGCATCTCCGCCCGTCGCCTCCCGGCTGCCGCCCGCGCCGCCCTCGGCGTCGAGCGCAGCCTCGGCGAGGTGGCCGCGGTCGGCGCGGATGCCCCGCTGCCCGAGCCGCCGGGCGCCGACGACGAGGCTGCGATCCTCTTCACCTCCGGCTCCACGGGGCCTGCGAAGGGCGTCGTCTATCGCCACGGGCAGCTCGCCGCGCTGCGCGACGTGCTGGCGGCGCACTTCGCGATCACCCGCGACACCGGCCTCGTGACGGGCTTCGCACCCTTCGCGCTGCTCGGCCCGGCGCTCGGCACCCGGTCGGCGACGCCCGACATGGACGTGTCGTCGCCGCGCACGCTCACCGCGAGCGCGGTCGCCGCCGCCGTGCGCGCATCCGACGGCCGCATCGTCTTCCTCTCGCCCGCCGCCATCCTCAACGTCGTCGCGACCGCCGACGCGCTCACCACCGACGACCGCGCCGTGCTGGCGCGCGTCGAGACGTTCCTGTCGACGGGTGCGCCCGTCGCGCCCTCGCTGCTCGCGGCCGCGCAGGCGCTCATGCCGAACGCGACGCCGCACACCCCGTACGGCATGACGGAGTGCCTGCTCGTCACCGACGTGACGCTCGCGGGCATCGAGGATGCGGCGTCGGCGGCGGACGCGGGCGTGTGCGTCGGTCGACCCATCGGCTCGAACCGCGTGCTCGTGGCAGCGCTCGATGCATCCGGGTCGGCCTCCGGCGAGCCCTCCGCGGAGCCGGGCGTGCTCGGCGAGATCGTCGTCTCCGCCCCGCACCTCAAGCAGGGCTACGACCGGCTGGCGCTGATCGATCGGGATGCCGTGCGCGGCACGCCCTCCGACCCCCTCCGTGACGAGCGAGCCTCCGCCCACCCGCTCACCGACGAGCGAGCCTCCGCCCACCCGCTCACCGACGAGCGAGCCTCCGCCCACCCGCTCCCCGACGAGGGAGCCTCCGCCCACCCGCTCCCCGACGAGCGAGCATCCGCCCACCCGCTCCCCGACGAGCGAGCATCCGCCCACCCGCTCCCCGACGAGCGAGCATCCGCCCACCCGCTCCCCGACGAGCGAGCATCCGCCCACCCGCTCCTTGAGGAGCGAGCGCAGCGAGCGTCTCGAAAGGAGCCCACCGATCCCCACAGCCGCTGGCACCGCACGGGCGACGTCGGCCACCTCGACGCCGAGGGTCATCTCTGGATCGAGGGCCGCCTCCCCCACGTGCTCGTGACCGCCGACGGCCCTGTCGCGCCGGTCGGCGCGGAGCAGGACGTCGAGCGCGTCGAGGCCGTCCGCCGAGCCGCGGTCGTCGGCGTCGGCCCGCGGGGGCTGCACCAGGCCGTCGCGGTCGTCGAGACCGTCGAGGGCGCGCGCGCTACCGGCCTCGCCGACGTCGCGCTCGCCGCCCACGTGCGCGCGAGCACGCGCCTGCCGCTCGTCGCGGTCCTCGTGGTGCCCGCGCTGCCCACGGACATCCGCCACAACTCGAAGATCGACCGCGCGCGCCTGTCGGCGTGGGCGGATCGGCTGCTCGCGGGCGAGCGGGCGGGGGCGCCGTGA
- a CDS encoding NAD-dependent epimerase/dehydratase family protein has protein sequence MTVLVTGASGFLGRAVTAALVAEGHAVRTLQRRPSGVTGASDVLGTVADAAAIARAIDGVDAVVHLAAKVSLAGDPAEFRAVNVEGTRTLLDAAQAEGVQRFVQVSSPSVAHAGSALVGVGAEPASPEHARGDYARTKAEAELLALGRDSAAMPVVAVRPHLVWGPGDAQLTERIVDRARRGRLPLLNGGTALVDSTYVDNAASGIAAALRRADVAHGRAFVLTNGEPRPVGDLMAGICRAAGVRVPRWSIPAGVGRAAGALVERVWEVRPGEDEPPMTRFLAEQLSTAHWFDQRATREALDWAPSVSIDEGLARLAASYGR, from the coding sequence GTGACGGTGCTCGTCACCGGAGCGTCCGGCTTCCTCGGCCGCGCCGTCACCGCGGCGCTCGTCGCCGAGGGCCACGCCGTGCGCACGCTGCAGCGCCGCCCCTCGGGCGTGACCGGCGCATCCGACGTGCTCGGCACGGTCGCCGATGCGGCTGCGATCGCACGCGCGATCGACGGCGTCGACGCCGTCGTGCACCTCGCGGCGAAGGTCTCGCTCGCCGGCGATCCGGCCGAGTTCCGCGCCGTGAACGTCGAGGGCACGCGCACGCTGCTCGACGCGGCGCAGGCGGAGGGCGTGCAGCGCTTCGTGCAGGTCTCCTCGCCGTCGGTCGCCCACGCGGGGTCGGCGCTCGTCGGCGTCGGCGCCGAGCCGGCCTCGCCGGAGCACGCGCGCGGCGACTACGCACGCACGAAGGCAGAGGCGGAGCTGCTCGCGCTCGGCCGCGACTCCGCCGCGATGCCCGTCGTCGCCGTGCGCCCGCACCTCGTGTGGGGGCCCGGGGACGCGCAGCTCACCGAGCGCATCGTCGATCGCGCCCGGCGTGGTCGCCTGCCGCTGCTGAACGGCGGGACGGCGCTCGTCGACTCGACGTACGTCGACAACGCCGCCTCCGGCATCGCCGCGGCGCTGCGCCGCGCCGACGTCGCGCACGGCCGCGCGTTCGTGCTCACGAACGGCGAGCCGCGGCCGGTCGGCGACCTCATGGCGGGCATCTGCCGCGCCGCGGGCGTGCGCGTGCCGCGGTGGAGCATCCCCGCCGGCGTGGGCCGTGCCGCGGGCGCGCTCGTCGAGCGCGTGTGGGAGGTGCGTCCGGGCGAGGACGAGCCGCCGATGACGCGCTTCCTCGCCGAGCAGCTCTCGACGGCGCACTGGTTCGACCAGCGCGCGACGCGCGAGGCGCTCGACTGGGCGCCGTCGGTGTCGATCGACGAGGGGCTGGCGCGCCTCGCCGCGTCGTACGGGCGCTGA